In Methylococcus geothermalis, one genomic interval encodes:
- a CDS encoding ShlB/FhaC/HecB family hemolysin secretion/activation protein: protein MRETMPRSRTGILAGLPFCLALVASPADAGPTGNPAETGAPPDAAADQAPAFDIWEYRVEGNSVLDQRVVEKTVYGFLGPGKSIGDVENARAALEKAYHDAGYSAALVDIPEQDVNEGVVILKVSEGKVDRLKVTGSRYFSLGHIKEKVPALAEGQPLNMPAAQEQLGKLSAENPDRTVTPVMRAGNTPGTVEVELAVDDQLPLHAGIEFNGRNSVDTSRTRLIASARYDNLWQLNHSASLQFQISPENTDNVQVWSGTYVMPMDIFDSDSRMVFYGIGLNSKSGVSTVGALNVLGDGEIFGLRWIKPLPRLAKNLGHYATIGWDYKNFGQAILSDTDTLMKPVSYSPFMAGYDASVGYEDGSFSQLNLETHFLFWGDYQEFEDRRFGATPNYVYLKGDVRHRQMLPEDLSMQLRLAGQVTNVPLISNEQMGAGGMFSVRGYHEVERLGDNGVNGSLEFYSPDLGKHLYDGLGLLRFLVFGDIAYLWVKDALPGQPQNYSLASTGAGFNMELWRQLNGTLFWSYPFTRTESVAVGETRVDFRIAYDY, encoded by the coding sequence ATGCGAGAAACAATGCCGCGGAGCCGCACCGGTATCCTTGCCGGCCTCCCCTTCTGTCTTGCCTTGGTTGCATCGCCGGCAGATGCCGGCCCGACCGGCAACCCGGCCGAAACGGGCGCCCCGCCTGACGCGGCGGCCGATCAGGCCCCGGCCTTCGACATCTGGGAGTACCGGGTCGAAGGCAATTCCGTGCTCGATCAAAGAGTGGTCGAAAAGACCGTCTACGGCTTTCTCGGGCCGGGCAAGTCGATCGGCGACGTCGAAAACGCGCGCGCCGCCCTGGAAAAGGCCTACCACGACGCCGGCTATTCGGCGGCGCTGGTGGACATCCCCGAACAGGACGTCAACGAGGGGGTGGTGATACTCAAGGTCAGCGAAGGGAAAGTCGACCGGCTGAAAGTGACGGGATCGAGATACTTCTCCCTGGGCCATATCAAGGAGAAAGTGCCGGCCCTGGCCGAAGGCCAGCCGCTCAACATGCCCGCCGCGCAGGAGCAGCTTGGCAAGCTCTCGGCGGAGAATCCCGACCGCACGGTGACTCCCGTCATGCGTGCCGGCAACACGCCCGGCACGGTCGAAGTCGAACTGGCGGTGGACGATCAGCTTCCCCTGCACGCGGGGATCGAATTCAACGGCCGCAACAGCGTCGACACCAGCCGCACCCGTCTGATCGCCTCGGCGCGCTATGACAACCTCTGGCAGTTGAATCACAGCGCTTCGCTGCAGTTCCAGATTTCCCCCGAGAATACGGACAACGTCCAAGTGTGGTCAGGCACCTACGTGATGCCTATGGACATTTTCGATTCCGACTCCCGCATGGTTTTTTACGGCATAGGATTGAATTCCAAAAGCGGCGTCTCGACGGTGGGCGCCCTCAACGTCCTGGGTGATGGCGAAATCTTCGGGCTCCGCTGGATCAAGCCCCTCCCCCGCCTGGCGAAGAACCTCGGCCATTACGCGACCATCGGCTGGGATTACAAGAATTTCGGCCAGGCCATCCTGTCCGACACCGACACCCTGATGAAACCCGTCAGTTATTCGCCGTTCATGGCGGGCTACGACGCCAGCGTCGGCTACGAGGACGGATCGTTCAGCCAGCTCAACCTGGAAACCCACTTCCTGTTCTGGGGCGATTACCAGGAATTCGAGGACCGCCGCTTCGGGGCGACCCCCAACTACGTGTACCTGAAAGGCGACGTGAGACACCGGCAGATGCTGCCGGAGGACCTGTCCATGCAGCTGCGGCTGGCCGGCCAGGTCACCAACGTGCCCCTGATCAGCAACGAGCAGATGGGGGCCGGCGGCATGTTCAGCGTGCGCGGCTATCACGAGGTCGAGCGGCTGGGCGACAACGGCGTCAACGGCTCGCTGGAGTTCTACAGCCCGGACCTCGGCAAACATCTTTACGACGGGCTGGGGCTGCTGCGATTCCTGGTCTTCGGGGACATCGCGTACCTGTGGGTCAAGGACGCGTTGCCCGGACAGCCACAGAACTACAGCCTGGCGAGCACGGGGGCGGGATTCAACATGGAGCTGTGGCGACAGCTCAACGGCACCCTGTTCTGGTCCTATCCATTCACCAGGACGGAAAGCGTCGCGGTCGGTGAAACCCGCGTCGATTTCCGCATCGCTTACGATTACTGA
- a CDS encoding PKD domain-containing protein, with protein sequence MKKLRAVILGTLVAGGQQAHALINDGKFGEPGELFISVFDEDGKKSYYKDLGVDMVQFMNGQSCLDANLAQDPNFAAFAGKDNLVFNVAAVNPLLKDASNIAQWGYLATSSQGKDSFSAKWNLIDNTVQKIQAYIGALNVAPFENKPGQAAENKSGVFGPEDLAYHGNATWGPTMGQSVKGNTEGKVGAELEFYFVTNSTGDSKGEKVTKLGAWSLSSAGALSYSGTGTSTVCSGTGNTPPTAVVTNPAQTVTVNTAVTLDGSASYDPDGGPQGLSYAWKQTSGPSVTLSNASQAKASFTPTEAGSYGFQLTVSDGAATGTAQATVTVEGGSTGPSIHINAPAAWTVKQKQTISWSATGIPANKLVNIDFSKDGGSKFKRLKSIANKKGQTQWKPTKKHVTEQGVLRICAKPDKKSAFVCDQIDVMVSP encoded by the coding sequence ATGAAAAAATTGCGAGCGGTAATACTAGGCACGCTTGTAGCCGGCGGGCAACAAGCTCACGCCTTGATCAACGACGGCAAGTTCGGCGAACCGGGCGAGCTGTTCATCTCGGTTTTTGACGAGGACGGCAAGAAGTCCTACTACAAGGACCTCGGCGTCGATATGGTCCAGTTCATGAACGGCCAGAGCTGCCTCGACGCCAATCTGGCGCAGGACCCCAACTTCGCGGCCTTCGCCGGCAAAGATAATCTGGTCTTCAACGTCGCGGCGGTCAATCCGTTGTTGAAGGATGCCAGCAATATCGCTCAGTGGGGCTATTTGGCCACCTCGAGCCAGGGCAAGGACAGTTTCAGCGCCAAGTGGAACCTGATCGACAACACCGTCCAGAAAATCCAGGCCTATATCGGTGCCCTCAACGTCGCCCCGTTCGAGAACAAGCCCGGGCAGGCGGCGGAGAACAAATCGGGCGTCTTCGGCCCGGAAGACCTCGCCTATCACGGCAACGCCACCTGGGGCCCGACGATGGGCCAGAGCGTCAAGGGCAACACCGAGGGCAAGGTCGGGGCGGAACTGGAGTTCTATTTCGTCACCAACTCCACCGGCGACTCCAAGGGCGAGAAAGTCACCAAACTGGGCGCCTGGAGCCTTTCGAGCGCCGGCGCCCTGAGTTACAGCGGCACCGGCACCTCCACCGTTTGTTCGGGCACCGGTAATACGCCGCCGACGGCAGTCGTCACGAATCCGGCCCAGACGGTCACGGTGAACACCGCTGTGACGCTGGACGGCAGTGCGAGCTACGACCCCGACGGCGGCCCGCAAGGCTTGTCCTACGCATGGAAACAGACCTCGGGTCCTTCGGTCACCCTGAGCAATGCCAGCCAGGCCAAGGCCAGCTTCACCCCTACCGAGGCCGGCAGCTACGGCTTCCAACTGACAGTGAGTGACGGCGCCGCCACCGGCACCGCCCAAGCCACGGTCACGGTCGAAGGGGGTTCCACCGGACCTTCCATTCACATCAACGCACCCGCTGCCTGGACGGTGAAACAGAAGCAGACGATCTCCTGGTCCGCCACCGGTATCCCCGCCAACAAGCTCGTCAACATCGACTTTTCGAAGGATGGCGGCTCCAAGTTCAAGCGATTGAAGAGCATTGCCAACAAGAAAGGGCAAACGCAGTGGAAACCCACCAAGAAGCACGTCACGGAACAGGGCGTACTCCGGATTTGCGCGAAGCCGGACAAGAAATCCGCATTCGTCTGCGATCAGATCGACGTCATGGTGTCGCCCTAA
- the cfa gene encoding cyclopropane fatty acyl phospholipid synthase, which translates to MPINTLESLPWRGSHHDFCRERLESLLERAGVRIDGDRPWDIRVHDPAFFRRIFADASLGLGESYMDGGWDCDRPDELIFRILRAGLPNHFHSWRDIAAALQASLLNLQHTARAFHVGRRHYDIGNDLYSRMLDRRMIYSCGYWKDAVTLDQAQEAKLDLVFRKIGLEPGMRVLDIGCGWGGAAKFAAEKYGVEIHGVTVSTEQARYAREICQGLPVTIELKDYREIEGRFDRAYSLGMFEHVGCKNYSTYMKVVADHLADDGLFLLHTIGGNASDNHGNPWVERYIFPNSMLPSIAQIGEATENRLVMEDWQNFGPDYDRTLLSWYENFERHWPSLRPHYGDRFYRMWRFYLLSFAGAFRARHIQLWQIVFSPKGLAQRYDAPR; encoded by the coding sequence CGATCAATACCTTGGAATCATTGCCCTGGCGGGGAAGCCATCACGATTTTTGCCGCGAGCGGCTTGAATCGCTTCTGGAACGGGCCGGCGTCCGGATCGATGGAGACCGGCCCTGGGACATCCGGGTCCACGACCCGGCCTTCTTCCGGCGTATCTTTGCCGATGCCTCGCTGGGGCTCGGTGAATCCTATATGGACGGCGGGTGGGACTGCGACCGGCCCGACGAGCTGATCTTCCGCATCCTCCGCGCCGGCCTGCCCAATCATTTCCATTCCTGGCGGGACATCGCCGCCGCCCTGCAAGCGAGCCTGCTGAACCTTCAGCACACGGCGCGGGCTTTCCATGTCGGTCGGCGCCACTACGACATCGGCAACGACCTCTACAGCCGGATGCTGGACCGACGCATGATCTACAGTTGCGGCTACTGGAAGGACGCCGTGACCCTCGATCAGGCCCAGGAAGCCAAGCTGGACTTGGTGTTCCGCAAGATCGGCCTGGAGCCCGGCATGCGGGTGCTGGACATCGGCTGCGGCTGGGGCGGCGCGGCGAAGTTCGCCGCGGAAAAGTACGGGGTGGAGATTCATGGCGTCACGGTGTCGACCGAGCAGGCGCGGTATGCCCGCGAAATTTGCCAGGGGCTGCCGGTCACGATCGAGCTGAAGGACTACCGGGAGATCGAAGGCCGCTTCGACCGCGCCTATTCCCTCGGCATGTTCGAGCATGTCGGCTGCAAGAACTATTCGACCTACATGAAGGTCGTCGCGGACCATCTCGCCGACGACGGCCTGTTCCTGCTCCACACCATCGGCGGCAACGCCTCCGACAACCACGGCAATCCGTGGGTGGAGCGCTACATTTTCCCCAACTCCATGCTCCCATCCATCGCACAGATCGGAGAGGCCACCGAAAATCGCCTGGTGATGGAGGACTGGCAGAATTTCGGTCCGGACTACGACCGGACACTGCTGAGTTGGTACGAGAATTTCGAACGGCACTGGCCGTCTTTACGCCCCCATTACGGCGACCGGTTCTATCGGATGTGGCGTTTCTACCTGCTGAGCTTCGCCGGCGCGTTCCGGGCACGCCACATCCAGCTATGGCAGATCGTATTCTCCCCCAAGGGGCTGGCCCAGCGCTACGACGCTCCGCGTTGA